Proteins encoded together in one Micromonospora auratinigra window:
- a CDS encoding TraR/DksA family transcriptional regulator: MLVQDTVATGRSQAEVDRIRQSLQSRYDELTGEYEQAVQQSQVLRLVEIGDTAGDDQADSGTKTAERDTAQSLLRTILHRRAQFEHALTRLDEGTYGFCEGCSAPIPVERLEIFPSATACVTCKQTRERRAA, translated from the coding sequence ATGCTCGTCCAGGACACGGTGGCCACGGGCCGCTCCCAGGCGGAGGTCGACCGCATCCGGCAGTCCCTGCAGTCGCGGTACGACGAGCTGACCGGCGAGTACGAGCAGGCCGTGCAGCAGAGCCAGGTGCTGCGGCTGGTCGAGATCGGCGACACCGCCGGCGACGACCAGGCCGACAGCGGCACCAAGACCGCCGAGCGGGACACCGCCCAGTCCCTGCTGCGCACCATCCTGCACCGGCGGGCCCAGTTCGAGCACGCGCTCACCCGCCTCGACGAGGGCACCTACGGCTTCTGCGAGGGCTGCTCGGCCCCGATCCCGGTGGAGCGGCTGGAGATCTTCCCCTCCGCGACCGCCTGCGTGACCTGCAAGCAGACCCGGGAGCGGCGGGCGGCCTGA
- a CDS encoding DUF72 domain-containing protein encodes MGDILVGTASWTDRTLLDSGWYPQTADTPEKRLVYYARQFPLVEVDATYYSPPAERTARLWAERTPAGFTFNVKAFSLLTGHPTRVGALYKDLRPDTEKKNLYPDDLPPQAYEEVWTRFLSALDPLVEAGKLGAVLFQFPPWFTIKRENKQYLLEVAKRCAPLRPVVEFRHASWFAGDNAEETLGFLRRHELPFVCVDMPQGHKSSVPPVLAATAADLAVVRFHGHSDKWTSKDIHEKFGYDYSDRELRDWAPKLRELAGEAERTHVLMNNCYRDHAQRNGARLREFLDAD; translated from the coding sequence ATGGGCGACATCCTGGTGGGCACCGCCTCGTGGACCGATCGGACCCTGCTCGACTCCGGCTGGTACCCGCAGACCGCCGACACCCCGGAGAAGCGGCTGGTGTACTACGCCCGCCAGTTCCCGCTGGTCGAGGTGGACGCCACCTACTACTCGCCGCCCGCCGAGCGGACGGCGCGGCTGTGGGCGGAGCGCACCCCGGCCGGCTTCACCTTCAACGTCAAGGCGTTCAGCCTGCTGACCGGGCACCCGACCCGGGTCGGCGCGCTCTACAAGGACCTGCGCCCGGATACGGAGAAGAAGAACCTCTACCCGGACGACCTGCCGCCGCAGGCGTACGAGGAGGTCTGGACGCGCTTCCTGTCCGCCCTCGACCCGCTGGTCGAGGCGGGGAAGCTGGGTGCCGTGCTGTTCCAGTTCCCGCCGTGGTTCACCATCAAGCGGGAGAACAAGCAGTACCTGCTGGAGGTGGCGAAGCGCTGCGCGCCGCTGCGCCCGGTCGTCGAGTTCCGGCACGCCTCCTGGTTCGCCGGGGACAACGCCGAGGAGACGTTGGGCTTCCTGCGCCGGCACGAGCTGCCGTTCGTCTGCGTCGACATGCCCCAGGGGCACAAGTCGTCCGTACCCCCGGTGCTGGCCGCCACCGCCGCGGACCTGGCGGTGGTGCGCTTCCACGGGCACAGCGACAAGTGGACCAGCAAGGACATCCACGAGAAGTTCGGCTACGACTACTCCGACCGGGAGCTGCGCGACTGGGCCCCGAAGCTGCGCGAGCTGGCCGGCGAGGCCGAGCGGACGCACGTACTCATGAACAACTGCTACCGCGACCACGCCCAGCGCAACGGTGCCCGGTTGCGCGAGTTCCTCGACGCCGACTGA
- a CDS encoding DUF2267 domain-containing protein — MAEQLISAFESSLDKTNVILKEIESAYGWPKEQRNQSYAALRTVLHLLRDRLPVSESAEFAQQLPVLVRGIYFDGWQPENVPIKLNRDDFLYEVRQGFPYDVQGGPQRVVQVVLDTLRRHVTQGEWQDVKSAMPQDLGRMIP; from the coding sequence ATGGCTGAGCAGCTGATTTCCGCATTCGAGTCGTCGCTGGACAAGACCAACGTGATCCTCAAGGAGATCGAGTCGGCGTACGGCTGGCCGAAGGAGCAACGCAACCAGTCCTACGCCGCGCTGCGGACCGTGCTGCACCTGTTGCGCGACCGGCTGCCGGTGTCGGAGAGCGCCGAGTTCGCCCAGCAGTTGCCGGTGCTGGTGCGCGGCATCTACTTCGACGGCTGGCAACCGGAGAACGTGCCGATCAAGCTGAACCGCGACGACTTCCTCTACGAGGTCCGTCAGGGCTTCCCGTACGACGTGCAGGGCGGTCCGCAGCGGGTCGTGCAGGTGGTGCTGGACACCCTGCGCCGGCACGTGACCCAGGGCGAGTGGCAGGACGTCAAGTCCGCGATGCCACAGGACCTCGGCCGGATGATTCCCTGA
- a CDS encoding PIG-L deacetylase family protein, translating to MGQPEPLTPLTEHWQRALAVVAHPDDLEFGAAAAVARWTGQGKEVVYAMLTSGEAGIDGMPPERSRVLREEEQRASAAVVGVDTVEFLGLPDGILEYGVALRRTIAEVIRRHRPEIVLTNNFRDTWDGSAALNQADHIACGRATLDAVRDAGNRWIFPEQLADGGQPWSGVREVWAAGSPLSRHGVDVTATFDRGVASLRAHGAYLSGLGDGGFDAEEFLEGMSRPAGTRLGVRYGTAFEVFPIG from the coding sequence ATGGGACAGCCGGAACCGTTGACGCCGCTGACCGAGCACTGGCAGCGGGCCCTGGCCGTGGTGGCCCACCCCGACGACCTGGAGTTCGGCGCCGCCGCCGCGGTGGCCCGCTGGACCGGCCAGGGCAAGGAGGTGGTCTACGCGATGCTGACCAGCGGCGAGGCCGGCATCGACGGGATGCCGCCGGAGCGCAGCCGGGTGCTGCGCGAGGAGGAGCAGCGGGCCTCCGCCGCCGTGGTCGGGGTGGACACCGTCGAGTTCCTCGGCCTGCCCGACGGGATCCTGGAGTACGGGGTCGCGCTGCGCCGCACGATCGCCGAGGTGATCCGCCGGCACCGCCCGGAGATCGTGCTCACCAACAACTTCCGCGACACCTGGGACGGGTCGGCCGCGCTGAACCAGGCCGACCACATCGCCTGCGGACGGGCCACCCTGGACGCGGTCCGCGACGCCGGCAACCGGTGGATCTTCCCGGAGCAGCTGGCCGACGGCGGGCAGCCGTGGTCGGGCGTCCGCGAGGTGTGGGCGGCCGGCTCGCCGCTGTCCCGGCACGGGGTGGACGTCACCGCCACCTTCGACCGGGGCGTGGCGTCGCTGCGCGCGCACGGCGCGTACCTGAGCGGGCTCGGCGACGGCGGCTTCGACGCGGAGGAGTTCCTGGAGGGGATGTCCCGGCCGGCCGGGACCCGCCTCGGCGTCCGGTACGGCACCGCGTTCGAGGTCTTCCCGATCGGGTAG
- a CDS encoding cupin domain-containing protein — protein MTYLDPPGGHGRPAVPSSATDALARCVAVEPAKFAADHWGRSPLLSRAAELPNRAGFTDLLSPADADELLSRRGLRTPFLRVAKDGQLVPAARYTGGGGAGAEIGDQVLDEKILALYADGATLVLQGLHRIWPALVDFARDLGTALAQPLQVNAYLTPAGSQGFATHYDTHDVFVLQVDGRKHWRIHPPVLPDPLEKQPWGGRADEVAATADGQPALDVVLAPGDALYLPRGWLHSAQAQESSSLHLTMGIRALTRYALVEELLALAAEDPRLRAGLPFGLDVADPDAVEPELTETVEALRDWLLRADPAAVAARLRSRAWPAARPAPIRPLAQAAALAALTPDSRVAVRAGLRRQLTPTGDGRVALRLVDRTVTLPGTCEPALRALLTGDVTRVGDLPGLDDDADRLVLVRRLLKEAVLTPA, from the coding sequence ATGACGTACCTCGACCCGCCGGGCGGCCACGGCCGCCCGGCGGTTCCGTCTTCCGCGACCGACGCCCTCGCCCGCTGCGTGGCGGTGGAGCCGGCCAAGTTCGCCGCCGACCACTGGGGGCGCAGCCCGCTGCTGTCCCGCGCCGCCGAGCTGCCCAACCGTGCCGGCTTCACCGACCTGCTCAGCCCCGCCGACGCCGACGAGCTGCTCAGCCGACGCGGACTGCGTACCCCGTTCCTGCGGGTGGCCAAGGACGGCCAGCTGGTGCCGGCGGCCCGGTACACCGGCGGCGGTGGCGCGGGCGCCGAGATCGGGGACCAGGTCCTCGACGAGAAGATCCTGGCGTTGTACGCCGACGGCGCGACCCTGGTGCTGCAGGGCCTGCACCGGATCTGGCCGGCGCTGGTCGACTTCGCCCGCGACCTGGGCACCGCGCTGGCCCAGCCGCTCCAGGTCAACGCCTACCTGACCCCGGCCGGCAGCCAGGGCTTCGCCACCCACTACGACACCCACGACGTCTTCGTGCTCCAGGTCGACGGCCGCAAGCACTGGCGGATCCACCCGCCGGTACTGCCCGACCCGCTGGAGAAGCAGCCGTGGGGCGGACGCGCCGACGAGGTCGCCGCCACCGCCGACGGGCAGCCCGCGCTGGACGTGGTGCTCGCCCCGGGAGACGCGCTCTACCTGCCGCGCGGCTGGCTGCACAGCGCTCAGGCACAGGAGTCCAGCTCGCTGCACCTGACCATGGGCATCCGGGCACTGACCCGCTACGCCCTGGTCGAGGAGCTGCTGGCGCTCGCCGCCGAGGACCCGCGGCTGCGCGCCGGGCTGCCGTTCGGGCTCGACGTCGCCGACCCGGACGCGGTCGAGCCGGAGCTGACCGAGACCGTGGAGGCGCTGCGCGACTGGCTGCTGCGGGCCGACCCGGCCGCCGTGGCGGCCCGGTTGCGCTCGCGCGCCTGGCCGGCCGCCCGCCCCGCGCCGATCCGGCCGCTGGCACAGGCCGCCGCGCTGGCCGCGCTCACCCCGGACAGCCGGGTCGCGGTCCGCGCCGGCCTGCGCCGGCAGCTCACCCCGACCGGGGACGGCCGGGTGGCGCTGCGCCTGGTCGACCGGACCGTCACCCTGCCCGGCACCTGTGAGCCGGCGCTGCGCGCGCTGCTCACCGGCGACGTCACCCGCGTCGGCGACCTGCCCGGCCTGGACGACGACGCCGACCGGCTCGTGCTGGTCCGCCGCCTGCTCAAGGAGGCCGTCCTCACCCCGGCCTGA
- a CDS encoding MmcQ/YjbR family DNA-binding protein, producing the protein MASWDDVRRIALALPETTERGSHDDLPAWRVRDKLFVWDRPLRGTDRAALGAAAPDGPVLGARVPDLGVKEALLADDPAVYFTTPHFDGHPSVLVRLDRIGVPELTELITEAWYARAPKRLAAAHRAATD; encoded by the coding sequence ATGGCGAGCTGGGACGACGTACGCCGGATCGCGCTGGCCCTGCCGGAGACCACCGAGCGGGGCAGCCACGACGACCTGCCCGCCTGGCGGGTGCGGGACAAGCTCTTCGTCTGGGACCGGCCGCTGCGCGGCACCGACCGGGCGGCCCTCGGCGCCGCCGCCCCGGACGGCCCGGTCCTCGGCGCCCGGGTGCCGGACCTGGGCGTCAAGGAGGCCCTGCTCGCCGACGACCCGGCGGTCTACTTCACCACCCCGCACTTCGACGGCCATCCGTCGGTGCTGGTCCGCCTGGACCGGATCGGTGTGCCCGAGCTGACCGAACTGATCACCGAGGCCTGGTACGCCCGTGCCCCGAAACGCCTCGCCGCCGCGCACCGGGCAGCCACCGACTGA
- a CDS encoding MFS transporter encodes MNPRRELYTLVGADLLSNLGTRISVVAIPWLVLETTGSPTRMGLVAAAETLPYMLSSALATPWADRFGVRRTSVVADAASAAAMALVALAPFLGFGALLVLVAVAGGLRGIGDRVKHVLFKPAAERAGVPLIRLTSAYDGLSRGMTLFGAVLGGLLIDWVGITRAIWIDAATFAACALLIGVLVRPPAPATPAPREPYLRALRGGFGYLRTDRMLLIMLVVVSASNMFANASVAVWIPLWVDRVFGDPAGFGLLLGVFSGGALLGNVLFTMAGTRLPRQATFAVGLTLAGAPRLLALALSDDLAVVLTVTFLSGMAISTVNPLLGAALYERVPEALQTRVLGIAGSVAFLGLPVGALLGGWSVALLGLTPALLVMSVACLLLTVGPLLLTRAQADRPAPEPAVSPAA; translated from the coding sequence GTGAACCCGCGCCGGGAGCTGTACACGCTGGTCGGCGCCGACCTGCTCTCCAACCTGGGCACCCGGATCTCGGTGGTGGCGATCCCCTGGCTGGTGCTGGAGACCACCGGCAGCCCGACCCGGATGGGCCTGGTCGCGGCGGCGGAGACCCTGCCGTACATGCTCTCCAGCGCACTGGCCACCCCGTGGGCGGACCGGTTCGGGGTCCGTCGTACCTCGGTGGTGGCCGACGCGGCCAGCGCGGCGGCGATGGCGCTGGTCGCGCTCGCCCCGTTCCTGGGCTTCGGCGCGCTGCTGGTGCTGGTGGCGGTGGCCGGCGGGCTGCGCGGCATCGGCGACCGGGTCAAGCACGTGCTGTTCAAGCCGGCCGCCGAGCGGGCCGGGGTGCCGCTGATCCGGCTCACTTCCGCCTACGACGGGCTGAGCCGGGGCATGACGCTCTTCGGCGCGGTGCTGGGCGGCCTGCTCATCGACTGGGTCGGGATCACCCGGGCGATCTGGATCGACGCGGCCACCTTCGCGGCCTGCGCGCTGCTGATCGGCGTACTGGTCCGCCCGCCCGCACCGGCCACACCGGCACCCCGGGAGCCGTACCTGCGCGCGCTGCGCGGCGGCTTCGGCTACCTGCGGACCGACCGGATGCTGCTGATCATGCTGGTGGTGGTCTCCGCGTCGAACATGTTCGCCAACGCCAGCGTCGCGGTCTGGATCCCGCTCTGGGTGGACCGGGTCTTCGGCGACCCGGCCGGCTTCGGCCTGCTGCTGGGGGTCTTCTCCGGCGGGGCGCTGCTGGGCAACGTGCTGTTCACCATGGCCGGCACCCGGCTGCCGCGGCAGGCGACGTTCGCGGTGGGTCTCACGCTGGCCGGGGCGCCCCGGCTGCTCGCCCTCGCCCTCAGCGACGACCTGGCCGTGGTGCTGACCGTGACGTTCCTGTCCGGGATGGCGATCTCGACGGTGAACCCGCTGCTCGGCGCGGCGCTGTACGAACGGGTGCCGGAGGCGTTGCAGACCCGGGTGCTGGGCATCGCCGGGTCGGTGGCCTTCCTCGGCCTGCCGGTGGGGGCGCTGCTCGGTGGCTGGTCGGTGGCGCTGCTGGGGCTGACCCCGGCGCTGCTGGTGATGTCGGTGGCCTGCCTGCTGCTCACCGTGGGGCCGCTGCTGCTGACCCGGGCGCAGGCGGACCGCCCCGCGCCCGAGCCGGCGGTCTCCCCGGCGGCCTGA
- a CDS encoding class I adenylate-forming enzyme family protein — MTRSTSYVHRALELFAGFGDREALVGGGRRLTYHQVAAEVRGLAGALLRHGVRPGDAVLVMLGNAVEGPLLQLALHLLGCRTMWIAPVTSRREVDEFVTLAAPDAFVYDARDGDSLGAEIAAGLTGVPVLCLGPDGAGPDLGAALDEPAELPAEVPAPEAFLQTSGTTGTPKLVHHRESFYQQILTLAADFRGAGFPLLRHLSHSPMWLASGQITTLFNLFTGGVLFLRQRWDPAAFIATVDAERLTSTFVTPPMLYEVLDHPALEGADFSAMFMFNVGAGPAAPARLRQAIARFGPCLRIVYGLSEAVVICALPGLTDDPEHPERLRSCGRPYGDVTVQIRDPEGRVLPAGEDGEVWARTKLSFAGYHGQPELTAETLVDGWVRTRDIGHLDADGYLYLVDRLSDRILTRQRSWPIYSRPIEDVLAAHPEVRAAAVIGVPDPVAGELPHAYVVPAPGASVTGDELIALVTRELSDTWAPGAVEFVDALPLNRSAKVDKRALRARYAAAHPADAESVGTGIGSPA; from the coding sequence ATGACCCGATCCACGTCCTACGTGCACCGCGCGCTGGAGCTGTTCGCCGGCTTCGGCGACCGGGAGGCGCTCGTCGGCGGCGGCCGGCGGCTGACCTATCACCAGGTCGCCGCCGAGGTACGCGGCCTGGCCGGCGCGCTGCTGCGGCACGGCGTACGCCCCGGCGACGCGGTGCTGGTGATGCTCGGCAACGCGGTGGAGGGACCGCTGCTCCAGCTCGCCCTGCACCTGCTCGGCTGCCGGACGATGTGGATCGCCCCGGTCACCTCGCGCCGGGAGGTCGACGAGTTCGTCACGCTGGCCGCCCCGGACGCCTTCGTCTACGACGCCCGCGACGGCGACTCGCTCGGCGCGGAGATCGCCGCCGGGCTGACCGGCGTACCGGTGCTCTGCCTCGGGCCGGACGGCGCAGGGCCGGACCTCGGCGCCGCCCTCGACGAGCCGGCGGAGCTGCCCGCCGAGGTGCCGGCGCCGGAGGCGTTCCTGCAGACCAGCGGCACCACCGGCACGCCGAAGCTGGTGCACCACCGGGAGAGCTTCTACCAGCAGATCCTGACGCTGGCCGCGGACTTCCGGGGGGCCGGTTTCCCGTTGCTGCGGCACCTGTCGCACTCCCCGATGTGGCTGGCCAGCGGCCAGATCACCACCCTGTTCAACCTCTTCACCGGCGGCGTGCTCTTCCTGCGCCAGCGGTGGGACCCGGCGGCGTTCATCGCCACCGTCGACGCCGAACGGCTCACCTCCACCTTCGTCACCCCGCCGATGCTCTACGAGGTGCTCGACCACCCGGCCCTGGAGGGCGCGGACTTCTCCGCCATGTTCATGTTCAACGTGGGCGCCGGGCCCGCCGCGCCGGCCCGGCTGCGGCAGGCGATCGCCCGCTTCGGCCCGTGCCTGCGGATCGTGTACGGGCTCAGCGAGGCGGTGGTGATCTGCGCGCTGCCGGGGCTGACCGACGACCCGGAGCACCCGGAGCGGCTGCGCTCCTGCGGCCGCCCGTACGGGGACGTGACGGTGCAGATCCGCGACCCCGAGGGGCGGGTGCTGCCGGCCGGCGAGGACGGCGAGGTCTGGGCGCGCACGAAGCTCAGCTTCGCCGGCTACCACGGCCAGCCGGAGCTGACCGCCGAGACACTGGTCGACGGCTGGGTCCGCACCCGCGACATCGGCCACCTCGACGCCGACGGCTACCTCTACCTGGTCGACCGGCTCTCCGACCGGATCCTCACCCGGCAGCGCAGCTGGCCGATCTACTCCCGCCCGATCGAGGACGTGCTCGCCGCCCACCCCGAGGTACGCGCTGCCGCGGTGATCGGCGTGCCCGACCCGGTGGCCGGCGAACTGCCGCACGCGTACGTCGTGCCGGCGCCGGGGGCGTCGGTGACCGGCGACGAGCTGATCGCGCTGGTGACCCGGGAGCTGAGCGACACCTGGGCGCCGGGCGCGGTGGAGTTCGTCGACGCGCTGCCGCTGAACCGCTCGGCCAAGGTGGACAAACGCGCCCTGCGCGCCCGGTACGCGGCCGCGCATCCGGCCGACGCGGAGTCGGTGGGCACCGGGATCGGGAGCCCGGCGTGA
- a CDS encoding SGNH/GDSL hydrolase family protein, producing the protein MPTPKRWQVIVSAATLLLAGTPAVTASAGPADTDSARHGRSEWAASWAAAVTRGNTVGLTNTGLNNQSIRMTVQTTVGGDRLRVRLTNLYGDQAVKVGHATVARPDTATEDRSDIDPATLHELTFAGSASATINKGAELLSDPLDFPVDEQEDLVVTLYFPVLTGPVSFHGQSRVTNFIGATDLTTAAGGAGFTIKPNCCWMFLSGIDVERRTSPGSVVVLGDSIGDGNGSTVNADQRWPDLLAERLITVRPEVRTPGVLNMSLAGNRLNHEGPEPGAGGFPGYNELGPNALARLNEDVFPQTGVRTLITHLGINDIWMNGDSAESIIGSLRQINQQAKERGLTSLVGTITPYEGNGGPGVWTEEKEATRQAVNTWLRGAGAAEFDGVLDFDAVLRDPTHPSRLLPAYDSGDHIHPNDSGARAMADAVPLRLLGL; encoded by the coding sequence ATGCCGACCCCGAAGAGATGGCAGGTCATAGTTTCCGCCGCCACGCTGTTGCTCGCCGGCACCCCGGCGGTCACCGCGAGCGCCGGTCCGGCCGACACCGACAGCGCCCGGCACGGGCGGTCGGAGTGGGCGGCCAGCTGGGCGGCGGCGGTGACCCGCGGCAACACCGTGGGCCTGACCAACACCGGCCTGAACAACCAGAGCATCCGGATGACCGTGCAGACCACCGTCGGTGGTGACCGGCTCCGGGTCCGGCTGACCAACCTCTACGGCGACCAGGCCGTCAAGGTCGGCCACGCCACCGTCGCCCGTCCCGACACCGCAACCGAGGACCGCTCCGACATCGACCCGGCCACCCTGCACGAGCTGACCTTCGCCGGCTCCGCCTCGGCCACCATCAACAAGGGCGCCGAGCTGCTCAGCGACCCGCTGGACTTCCCCGTCGACGAGCAGGAGGACCTGGTCGTCACGCTGTACTTCCCGGTGCTCACCGGGCCGGTCTCGTTCCACGGCCAGTCCCGGGTCACCAACTTCATCGGCGCCACCGACCTCACCACCGCCGCCGGCGGGGCCGGTTTCACCATCAAGCCGAACTGCTGCTGGATGTTCCTGTCCGGCATCGACGTGGAGCGCCGGACGAGCCCCGGCTCGGTGGTCGTCCTCGGCGACTCGATCGGGGACGGCAACGGCAGCACCGTCAACGCCGACCAGCGCTGGCCGGACCTGCTCGCCGAGCGGCTCATCACGGTCCGACCGGAGGTCCGCACCCCCGGCGTGCTGAACATGAGCCTGGCCGGCAACCGGCTCAACCACGAGGGCCCGGAGCCCGGCGCGGGCGGCTTCCCCGGCTACAACGAGCTGGGACCGAACGCCCTGGCCCGGCTCAACGAGGACGTCTTCCCGCAGACCGGGGTGCGCACCCTCATCACCCACCTGGGCATCAACGACATCTGGATGAACGGCGACAGCGCGGAGAGCATCATCGGCAGCCTGCGCCAGATCAACCAGCAGGCCAAGGAGCGGGGCCTGACCAGCCTGGTCGGCACCATCACCCCGTACGAGGGCAACGGCGGCCCCGGGGTGTGGACGGAGGAGAAGGAGGCCACCCGGCAGGCGGTGAACACCTGGCTGCGGGGCGCGGGCGCGGCCGAGTTCGACGGCGTGCTCGACTTCGACGCCGTGCTGCGTGACCCGACGCACCCGAGCCGGCTGCTGCCGGCGTACGACTCCGGGGACCACATCCACCCGAACGACAGCGGCGCGCGGGCGATGGCGGACGCCGTACCACTGCGACTGCTGGGCCTGTGA
- a CDS encoding cytochrome P450, with amino-acid sequence MNVDEILTGLYSEAGRQDPYPWYTALHEHGPISAIPTRAEHSTVTAVAGGYDLVDQVLRDPDWYKGFPPGWEEQEILRTFLTSMMFINPPDHTRMRAVFAKTFTPRRLGALEPVVARVVDERLDRMAEAGAGGAEVDFVADFAYPVPALVMAEFIGLPEADLAWYRQRVDWIDEYMDVAGKTPERLARANQATEELRVYYRDLIAHRRRRPGDDLISGLVEVLDAGGVELTEEELISNLIVLFNASFVTTVYMFSNGLPLLLAHPDVVAALPGDDALARGCVDEVLRMASPVHFLARSAPHDTELGGVPVKAEENVLLLIAAANRDPSRFPDPDRFDPHRDGPPSLAFGVGLHFCLGSAVSKLEGRVALPRLFARFPRLAISQTPTYSGSLFLRGIDKLFVTTGS; translated from the coding sequence GTGAACGTCGACGAGATCCTGACCGGCCTGTACAGCGAGGCCGGCCGGCAGGACCCCTATCCGTGGTACACGGCCCTGCACGAGCACGGGCCGATCAGCGCCATCCCGACCCGCGCCGAGCACAGCACCGTCACCGCCGTCGCCGGCGGGTACGACCTGGTCGACCAGGTGCTGCGCGACCCGGACTGGTACAAGGGCTTCCCGCCCGGCTGGGAGGAGCAGGAGATCCTGCGCACCTTCCTCACCTCGATGATGTTCATCAACCCGCCGGACCACACCCGGATGCGGGCGGTCTTCGCGAAGACCTTCACCCCGCGCCGGCTGGGCGCGCTGGAGCCGGTGGTGGCCCGGGTCGTCGACGAACGGCTCGACCGGATGGCCGAGGCCGGCGCCGGGGGCGCCGAGGTCGACTTCGTCGCCGACTTCGCGTACCCGGTCCCGGCGTTGGTGATGGCCGAGTTCATCGGCCTGCCCGAGGCCGACCTGGCCTGGTACCGGCAGCGGGTCGACTGGATCGACGAGTACATGGACGTGGCCGGCAAGACCCCGGAGCGGCTGGCCCGGGCCAACCAGGCCACCGAGGAGCTGCGGGTCTACTACCGGGACCTGATCGCGCACCGCCGCCGCCGGCCCGGCGACGACCTGATCAGCGGGCTGGTCGAGGTGCTCGACGCGGGCGGCGTCGAGCTGACCGAGGAGGAGCTGATCAGCAACCTGATCGTGCTCTTCAACGCCAGTTTCGTCACCACCGTCTACATGTTCAGCAACGGCCTGCCGCTGCTGCTGGCGCACCCCGACGTGGTCGCCGCGCTGCCCGGCGACGACGCCCTCGCCCGGGGCTGCGTCGACGAGGTGCTGCGGATGGCCAGCCCGGTGCACTTCCTGGCCCGTTCCGCGCCGCACGACACCGAGCTGGGCGGGGTGCCGGTCAAGGCCGAGGAGAACGTGCTGCTGCTGATCGCCGCCGCCAACCGCGACCCGTCCCGCTTCCCCGACCCGGACCGGTTCGACCCGCACCGCGACGGGCCGCCCTCGCTGGCCTTCGGGGTGGGGCTGCACTTCTGCCTCGGCTCGGCGGTGTCGAAGCTGGAGGGACGCGTCGCGCTGCCCCGGCTCTTCGCCCGCTTCCCCCGCCTGGCGATATCGCAGACCCCGACGTACAGCGGCAGCCTCTTCCTGCGCGGCATCGACAAGCTCTTCGTCACCACCGGCAGTTAG
- a CDS encoding alpha/beta hydrolase — protein MALDPQVLAWRAARAAAGTAPLYTQTLAEARAADLAAIRAGSGAVEPVAEVRDLHLPGPDGPLPVRIHRPDADGPLPTLLYFFGGGWTLGSVDTADGICRRLVNLTGCQTVTVGYRLAPEHRFPAAVDDCYAALRWLAGHADEVGADPDRLAVGGDSAGGNLAAAVTLLARSDGGPRLAAQMLVYPNTDQRVSAVPTPDEDPLLFNRHSVAWYRRHYLPDPADAAHPLASPLLAEDLSALPPALVITAEHDPLRDEGERYAARLREAGVPTEATRYAGMIHGFFAMPGVFDAGRRAQEQAAAFLRDRFGLAPAGSATPAGQGSGHG, from the coding sequence ATGGCCCTCGACCCGCAGGTCCTCGCGTGGCGGGCCGCGCGCGCCGCCGCCGGCACCGCGCCGCTGTACACCCAGACCCTGGCCGAGGCGCGCGCCGCCGACCTCGCCGCGATCCGCGCCGGCTCCGGCGCGGTCGAGCCGGTCGCCGAGGTACGCGACCTGCATCTCCCCGGCCCGGACGGGCCGCTGCCGGTGCGCATCCACCGGCCGGACGCGGACGGCCCGCTGCCCACCCTGCTCTACTTCTTCGGGGGTGGCTGGACGCTCGGCAGCGTCGACACCGCCGACGGGATCTGCCGGCGACTGGTGAACCTCACCGGCTGCCAGACCGTGACGGTCGGCTACCGGCTGGCCCCGGAGCACCGGTTCCCGGCCGCCGTGGACGACTGCTACGCGGCGCTGCGCTGGCTGGCCGGGCACGCCGACGAGGTGGGCGCGGACCCGGACCGGCTCGCCGTGGGCGGCGACAGCGCCGGCGGCAACCTGGCCGCCGCGGTCACCCTGCTGGCCCGCTCCGACGGCGGTCCCCGGCTCGCCGCCCAGATGCTGGTCTACCCGAACACCGACCAGCGGGTGTCGGCCGTGCCGACCCCCGACGAGGACCCGTTGCTGTTCAACCGGCACTCGGTGGCCTGGTACCGGCGGCACTACCTGCCCGACCCGGCCGACGCGGCGCACCCGCTGGCCTCGCCGCTGCTCGCCGAGGACCTCTCCGCGCTGCCCCCGGCGCTGGTGATCACCGCCGAGCACGACCCGCTGCGCGACGAGGGGGAGCGGTACGCGGCCCGGCTGCGCGAGGCCGGCGTGCCCACCGAGGCGACCCGGTACGCCGGGATGATCCACGGCTTCTTCGCCATGCCCGGGGTGTTCGACGCCGGCCGGCGCGCCCAGGAGCAGGCCGCCGCCTTCCTGCGCGACCGGTTCGGCCTCGCCCCGGCCGGGAGCGCCACCCCGGCGGGGCAGGGGAGCGGACATGGCTGA